From Psychrobacillus sp. FSL K6-2836, a single genomic window includes:
- a CDS encoding DUF3055 domain-containing protein, with protein MERFYLYDDVEDTKTRFVGFTGESQRYDLAISQSSRFFGKVLVMDIQYGRAAIIGADDVEEPGYLEHVFNRSEEEAVELRDYLRELLS; from the coding sequence GTGGAACGATTTTATTTGTACGATGATGTAGAGGATACGAAAACGCGATTTGTTGGCTTTACAGGGGAATCCCAAAGATATGATCTAGCTATTTCCCAAAGCTCTCGATTTTTTGGAAAAGTACTAGTTATGGATATACAATATGGACGAGCAGCAATAATAGGAGCGGATGATGTGGAGGAACCGGGCTATCTCGAACATGTATTTAATAGATCAGAAGAAGAAGCAGTAGAACTACGCGATTATCTACGCGAATTATTAAGTTGA
- a CDS encoding DUF86 domain-containing protein, giving the protein MYFVDRKKIALTLAHMNQLLNIIEAKQDWQADEVSKLAFERIGHNIIESIIDVGNSMIDGFIMRDPGGYDDIIDILTDEKVITVEMDRPLKEVIEYRKVLVRQFYAVDHLKLEEVLTKNLRFLKEYPKAVETYLVDELGPVSAFLPEDSNVKL; this is encoded by the coding sequence ATGTATTTTGTAGATAGAAAAAAAATAGCTTTAACATTGGCACATATGAACCAATTGTTAAACATTATAGAGGCAAAACAAGATTGGCAAGCAGATGAAGTATCCAAATTAGCGTTTGAACGAATTGGTCATAATATTATCGAATCTATAATCGATGTAGGAAATTCAATGATTGATGGGTTTATCATGCGCGATCCAGGTGGATACGATGATATAATCGATATTTTAACGGATGAAAAAGTTATCACTGTTGAAATGGATCGACCTTTAAAAGAAGTTATCGAATATAGAAAAGTACTTGTTCGTCAATTTTATGCGGTGGACCATCTAAAATTAGAGGAAGTTCTGACAAAGAATTTGCGATTCTTAAAGGAATACCCTAAAGCTGTGGAAACATATCTAGTAGATGAATTAGGGCCAGTTTCTGCATTTTTACCTGAGGATTCCAATGTTAAATTATAA
- a CDS encoding TIGR01457 family HAD-type hydrolase, whose amino-acid sequence MLNYKAYFIDLDGTVYKGKTPIPEAVEFIHYLQSNGTEPFFVTNNSSMTQKQLQEKLAIMDIHIDTAHIISSSIAAANYINEYIPGKEVFMIGELGLEDALKSRSISITKGMADVVVLGIDRDINYEKLATACLSVRAGAAFLSTNSDHAFPSEIGFLPGNGAFTKLVEHSTGVEPMYMGKPQPFMLEFIQKQYGFSKEEMVMIGDNYQTDILTGIRMGIDTVHVNSGVNSTAEVKLQSEQPTYYLESLSEWTK is encoded by the coding sequence ATGTTAAATTATAAAGCATATTTTATTGATCTAGATGGAACCGTCTATAAAGGAAAAACGCCCATTCCTGAGGCGGTTGAATTTATACATTATTTGCAAAGCAATGGAACGGAGCCTTTTTTTGTTACGAATAATTCTTCCATGACCCAAAAGCAGCTGCAAGAAAAACTAGCAATAATGGATATTCATATAGATACTGCCCATATTATTTCATCTTCCATTGCCGCGGCAAATTATATTAACGAGTATATACCGGGTAAAGAAGTATTTATGATTGGCGAACTTGGGTTGGAAGATGCTTTAAAATCAAGAAGTATTTCCATAACTAAAGGAATGGCAGATGTTGTCGTCCTTGGAATTGATCGTGACATTAATTATGAAAAGCTAGCTACTGCTTGTCTTTCAGTAAGGGCAGGAGCAGCATTTCTATCCACTAATAGTGACCATGCTTTTCCTTCAGAAATAGGGTTTTTACCGGGTAATGGAGCTTTTACAAAATTGGTCGAGCATTCTACTGGAGTAGAGCCTATGTATATGGGAAAACCTCAACCATTTATGTTAGAGTTCATACAAAAACAATATGGATTTAGCAAAGAAGAGATGGTGATGATTGGGGATAATTATCAAACAGATATTTTGACTGGAATTCGTATGGGGATTGATACAGTACATGTGAATAGTGGGGTAAATAGTACAGCAGAAGTAAAACTTCAATCAGAGCAACCTACCTATTATTTAGAATCTTTAAGTGAATGGACAAAATAA
- a CDS encoding YuzB family protein, whose protein sequence is MNPMVEFCISNLANGSQEAFEILEQDSNLDVLEYGCLSYCSLCSETLFAIVNGEVVEANTPSELVANIYQYIEDNPLF, encoded by the coding sequence GTGAATCCTATGGTTGAATTTTGTATAAGCAACCTTGCAAATGGGTCCCAAGAAGCTTTTGAAATATTAGAACAGGACTCTAATTTAGATGTTTTAGAGTATGGTTGCCTTAGTTATTGCTCCCTCTGTTCTGAAACTTTATTTGCCATTGTAAATGGTGAGGTTGTAGAAGCAAATACCCCAAGCGAACTTGTTGCAAACATTTATCAATATATAGAGGACAATCCCCTATTTTAA
- a CDS encoding NAD(P)/FAD-dependent oxidoreductase, translating into MRKLVLLGGGYGNMRILLRLLPNNIPDDVEITLIDRTPFHSLKTEFYALAAGTSPDSGIRVAFPENEKLKVTYGEIIEIDVESKQVLLADGQAISYDDLVIGLGCEDKYHNVPGADEFTYSIQTIGRSRDTYNKIGGLPSGSVVGIVGAGLSGIELASELRESRPDLSIKLFDRSPRVLRDFPERLSNYVQKWFDNNNVDVVSNSNITKVEPNKLYNHEEVIPVDVVVWTAGIQPAAPVRALPGEKDKTGRVILTQYHDLPSYPNVYVVGDAASLPLAPSAQLAEEQAEQIVKVLQARWKDTPLPEKMPEIKLKGFMGSLGKKQGFAYLADISVTGRIARLMKSGLLWMYKRHNG; encoded by the coding sequence ATGCGAAAATTAGTATTGTTAGGTGGGGGATATGGAAATATGCGAATATTACTTCGCTTATTGCCGAATAATATTCCTGATGATGTAGAAATTACTTTAATAGACAGAACGCCATTTCATAGTTTAAAAACTGAGTTTTATGCGCTAGCTGCTGGAACTTCTCCGGATAGTGGTATTCGAGTAGCATTCCCAGAAAACGAAAAATTAAAAGTTACCTACGGAGAAATTATAGAAATTGATGTAGAAAGCAAACAAGTCTTACTAGCTGATGGACAAGCGATTTCTTATGATGACTTAGTAATTGGACTTGGATGTGAGGACAAATATCATAACGTACCTGGGGCTGATGAATTTACTTATAGTATTCAAACGATAGGGCGTTCAAGAGATACTTACAATAAAATTGGGGGTCTACCTTCGGGTTCTGTTGTAGGAATTGTGGGAGCAGGACTTAGCGGAATAGAACTTGCAAGTGAACTTCGTGAAAGCCGTCCAGACTTGTCGATCAAGTTATTTGACCGCAGTCCGCGTGTTTTAAGAGACTTCCCAGAAAGATTAAGTAATTATGTACAAAAATGGTTTGATAATAACAATGTAGACGTAGTTAGTAATTCTAACATTACAAAAGTAGAACCGAACAAATTATACAATCACGAAGAAGTAATTCCTGTAGATGTGGTTGTTTGGACAGCGGGTATTCAACCAGCGGCTCCTGTAAGAGCCCTACCAGGTGAAAAAGATAAAACAGGCCGCGTCATTTTAACACAATATCACGATTTACCAAGCTATCCAAATGTATATGTCGTTGGTGATGCTGCATCTCTTCCATTAGCGCCAAGTGCCCAATTAGCGGAAGAACAAGCTGAGCAAATTGTTAAAGTGCTTCAAGCACGCTGGAAGGATACACCACTTCCTGAGAAGATGCCGGAAATCAAACTTAAAGGGTTTATGGGCTCACTTGGGAAAAAACAAGGATTTGCATACTTGGCAGATATCTCTGTAACTGGACGAATCGCACGTTTGATGAAATCTGGTTTACTTTGGATGTATAAACGTCATAACGGGTAA
- a CDS encoding YuzD family protein has translation MTFQSLNIEVYGADVVCASCVNAPSSKDTYEWLQAAIDRKFPNHQVTFTYIDIEKPIENERHQHIANQIAEDEFFYPLVMINDEMIGEGYIQLKPVYATLEKYGYTE, from the coding sequence ATGACGTTTCAATCTTTAAATATAGAAGTATATGGAGCTGATGTTGTTTGCGCAAGTTGCGTAAATGCGCCATCTTCCAAGGATACATACGAATGGCTACAAGCTGCCATCGACCGTAAATTTCCAAATCACCAAGTTACTTTCACCTATATCGACATCGAAAAGCCAATTGAGAATGAGCGACACCAACATATCGCCAACCAAATAGCTGAGGATGAATTCTTTTATCCACTCGTGATGATTAATGATGAAATGATTGGTGAAGGCTATATCCAGCTAAAACCTGTCTATGCCACACTTGAGAAATATGGCTATACAGAATAA
- a CDS encoding NifU family protein: MTDTMNEQVQEVLDKLRPFLLRDGGDCELVDIEDGIVKLRLLGACGSCPSSTITLKAGIERALLEEVPGVVEVEQVF, from the coding sequence ATGACTGATACAATGAATGAACAAGTTCAAGAAGTTTTAGATAAATTGCGTCCATTTTTACTTAGAGATGGTGGAGACTGTGAGCTTGTAGATATTGAAGATGGTATTGTAAAACTACGCCTTCTAGGAGCTTGCGGCAGCTGCCCAAGTTCAACGATTACACTTAAAGCAGGTATTGAACGTGCACTTTTGGAAGAAGTTCCAGGAGTAGTAGAAGTAGAACAAGTATTTTAA
- a CDS encoding DUF2225 domain-containing protein has protein sequence MELTPYYQKDIECLNCKQKFKTTKVRSKFIKVVSHHTDFQPIYENKEVNPLLYNIFVCEHCGFSFTDDFTKYFAPGVKEIIQEQIASKWTPRSFGNERTIEEGIMTYKLGILSGTLKKEKFVSIAGLALRTAWLFRLQNKQKEEIRFMEIARDRYADSYLNDDYNGTQMSESRMLYLIAELSRKIGDIEYATRYFSKVIEKQNSSIEPTIIEMAKDRWYEIRAQKEKEAL, from the coding sequence ATGGAATTAACTCCCTATTATCAAAAAGACATAGAATGCTTAAACTGCAAACAAAAGTTTAAAACAACAAAGGTCCGCTCAAAATTTATAAAAGTTGTATCGCATCATACAGATTTTCAACCTATTTATGAAAACAAAGAAGTAAATCCATTACTATATAATATATTTGTTTGTGAGCATTGTGGATTTTCGTTTACAGATGACTTTACAAAATATTTTGCTCCAGGAGTAAAGGAAATAATCCAAGAACAAATTGCCAGCAAATGGACTCCAAGATCATTTGGCAATGAACGAACGATTGAAGAAGGAATTATGACCTATAAACTAGGAATTCTTTCAGGGACTTTAAAAAAAGAGAAATTTGTAAGTATTGCAGGTTTAGCACTACGTACAGCTTGGTTATTCCGACTACAGAATAAGCAGAAAGAAGAGATTCGGTTCATGGAAATTGCTCGTGATCGTTATGCGGACTCCTATTTAAATGATGACTACAATGGCACACAAATGTCCGAATCCCGCATGCTCTATTTAATAGCAGAATTATCTAGAAAAATAGGTGATATCGAATATGCTACACGGTATTTTTCTAAAGTAATTGAAAAACAAAATTCTTCCATAGAACCAACTATTATTGAAATGGCAAAAGATCGTTGGTATGAAATTCGTGCTCAAAAAGAAAAAGAAGCCCTTTAA
- a CDS encoding HesB/IscA family protein: MTEVVILSEAAAYRVKEMMTHNGEEGSALRVSVNGGGCSGLSYGMGFEKEKQQEDIELHQHGIEIVVSTEDASILNGTTIDYKESLMGGGFTIENPNAIASCGCGTSFRTAKKEGTPESC; the protein is encoded by the coding sequence ATGACAGAAGTAGTTATTTTGTCTGAAGCGGCAGCTTACCGTGTAAAAGAAATGATGACGCATAATGGAGAAGAAGGCTCTGCCCTTCGAGTTTCAGTAAATGGTGGTGGATGCAGCGGTCTTTCTTATGGGATGGGATTTGAAAAAGAAAAACAGCAAGAAGATATAGAGCTTCATCAGCATGGAATAGAAATAGTAGTGTCAACAGAAGATGCCTCTATACTAAATGGAACCACAATCGATTATAAGGAATCATTAATGGGTGGCGGATTCACGATTGAAAATCCTAATGCTATTGCATCTTGCGGATGTGGGACATCATTTAGAACAGCCAAAAAAGAGGGAACACCTGAAAGCTGTTAG
- a CDS encoding NAD(P)/FAD-dependent oxidoreductase, with amino-acid sequence MKRPTILVLGAGYGGLSTVVNLQKLVGANEADITLINKNDYHYESTWLHEASAGTLRPDQVRYDVKSVINSSKVNFVKATVDAIDVNTKKVTTSAGEYTYDYLVIGLGFEGETFGIPGLDKYALSIANVNAARQIRDHIEYQFASWSTEEVQDDTRLTIVVGGAGFSGIEFLGELGNRVPELCKEYDVPKDKVRVVCVEAAPMVLPGFDPELVDYAVRQLEAKGIEFSIGTPVVEATPEGVKIKTGEEEFEFIKAGTVVWAAGVRGNRLMESSGIENMRARVKVEKDMRAPGFPDVFIVGDCALMINEAINRPYPPTAQIAMQQAVTIAKNIVALMNGNATEEFVPSLKGTVCSLGEHDAIGDVMGRKLTGTKASIMKKVIDNRALYMIGGIPLVVKKGKFSL; translated from the coding sequence GTGAAAAGACCAACAATTCTAGTATTAGGTGCAGGATATGGTGGATTATCTACAGTAGTAAACCTTCAAAAATTAGTAGGTGCAAATGAAGCGGATATTACATTGATCAATAAAAATGACTATCATTATGAATCTACTTGGTTACATGAAGCTTCTGCTGGTACTCTACGACCAGATCAAGTTCGTTATGATGTGAAAAGTGTTATCAATTCTAGTAAAGTAAATTTTGTGAAAGCTACAGTCGATGCTATTGACGTGAATACTAAAAAAGTTACAACAAGTGCTGGTGAGTATACATATGACTACTTAGTTATTGGTTTAGGCTTCGAAGGTGAAACGTTCGGTATCCCTGGTTTAGATAAATATGCGCTTTCAATTGCTAACGTAAATGCTGCTCGTCAAATTCGTGACCATATTGAATACCAATTTGCATCATGGTCTACAGAAGAAGTACAAGATGATACTCGCCTAACAATCGTAGTAGGAGGAGCAGGATTCTCAGGTATAGAATTTTTAGGTGAATTAGGAAATCGCGTTCCTGAACTTTGTAAAGAATACGATGTGCCAAAAGATAAAGTACGTGTAGTTTGTGTAGAAGCAGCTCCAATGGTATTACCAGGATTTGATCCGGAGCTAGTTGATTATGCAGTAAGACAATTAGAAGCTAAAGGAATTGAATTCTCTATTGGAACTCCAGTAGTTGAAGCAACTCCAGAAGGCGTAAAAATTAAAACAGGCGAAGAAGAATTTGAATTCATCAAAGCTGGTACAGTAGTATGGGCTGCAGGTGTTCGTGGGAATCGCTTAATGGAGTCATCGGGTATTGAAAATATGCGTGCGCGTGTTAAAGTAGAAAAAGATATGAGAGCTCCTGGATTCCCTGATGTATTTATCGTGGGAGACTGCGCTCTAATGATCAATGAAGCTATTAACCGTCCGTATCCACCAACAGCTCAAATTGCAATGCAACAAGCAGTAACTATTGCAAAAAACATTGTTGCCCTTATGAATGGTAATGCGACAGAAGAATTTGTACCAAGTTTAAAAGGAACTGTTTGTTCTCTTGGTGAACATGATGCAATTGGAGATGTAATGGGAAGAAAACTTACAGGTACAAAAGCATCAATTATGAAAAAAGTAATCGATAATCGTGCCCTTTACATGATCGGTGGAATTCCACTAGTAGTGAAAAAAGGTAAATTCAGTTTATAA
- a CDS encoding LuxR C-terminal-related transcriptional regulator gives MLNNVVLTPKEIEVALLISKGLKDQEIANRLKVSRRRVCEIVHSLKNKYNVENRVGIGVTTYLLGILKIA, from the coding sequence ATGTTAAATAATGTTGTTCTAACTCCTAAAGAAATAGAGGTGGCATTATTAATTTCAAAAGGTCTGAAAGATCAAGAAATAGCCAACAGATTAAAAGTTAGTAGAAGGCGAGTATGTGAGATCGTACACTCCCTAAAAAATAAGTATAATGTCGAAAACAGAGTGGGAATTGGTGTAACCACTTATTTACTAGGCATACTGAAAATCGCATAG
- a CDS encoding helix-turn-helix domain-containing protein has protein sequence MDSYGKTFREIRKQKNLTLQYIAKDIMSVSMISKFERDESDVTLSRIIPLLNRMNVTLEEFLYTHNEFKKSEFREKLSLVIKAYHQSNVTIIRKIIEEEEEKFTKTEITDFRMNSLMFEAILSDLTGEPLAQESIDLVVNSLWSLEVWGEYEVTIYGNMIKVLNIESVILLSKEIFKKSKRYARLMSHRADIYGIIFNTIIVCLEKKKIEEATIFLSEVKNSNIPEKFIYERLLFKYLEGLLEITKGNIKNGYDLTDEVIRIFTFTESNSNVTIYTRYLNEFIQKRNSLRPE, from the coding sequence ATGGATAGTTACGGAAAAACTTTTCGGGAAATTAGAAAACAAAAGAACCTAACTCTTCAGTATATCGCCAAAGATATAATGTCGGTCTCAATGATTTCAAAGTTCGAAAGAGATGAGTCAGACGTGACTCTATCAAGGATAATTCCTTTGTTGAATAGAATGAACGTTACCTTAGAAGAATTTCTCTACACACATAATGAGTTTAAAAAGAGTGAATTCAGAGAGAAATTGTCACTTGTTATTAAGGCGTATCATCAATCTAATGTGACTATTATCCGTAAGATTATTGAAGAGGAAGAAGAAAAGTTTACTAAAACTGAAATTACGGACTTTAGGATGAATAGTTTAATGTTTGAAGCAATTCTAAGTGATTTAACCGGGGAGCCTCTGGCTCAAGAATCGATAGATTTAGTGGTAAATAGCTTGTGGTCATTAGAGGTATGGGGAGAGTATGAGGTAACAATTTATGGAAATATGATTAAAGTATTAAATATTGAATCTGTCATTTTGCTATCTAAAGAAATATTCAAGAAGAGTAAACGTTATGCTCGATTGATGAGTCATCGTGCTGATATATACGGTATTATATTTAATACAATTATTGTTTGTTTAGAAAAAAAGAAAATTGAAGAAGCGACTATTTTTCTATCTGAAGTTAAAAACTCTAATATACCTGAGAAGTTTATCTATGAAAGATTGCTATTCAAATATCTAGAAGGATTATTAGAAATAACAAAAGGAAATATAAAAAATGGCTATGATCTAACTGATGAAGTCATAAGAATCTTTACGTTTACTGAATCAAATAGTAATGTCACGATTTATACCAGATACCTCAATGAATTTATTCAAAAGAGAAATTCTCTCAGACCCGAATAA
- a CDS encoding S8 family serine peptidase, producing MNLKYTWYKILSILIFTFSFTLLINTNDVKASSSNNNEKNQSLMIMLDSESELGNIAREIRMKFKNIKVKEIDAINVLVAENFSGDEIEEFKTYLKQDLGVSEDEIATDLSLDVPIVEKISHGTSLLLDNYEINSPNIYDELLWDIKLVTNNYASYQLSKGSPEIKVGIIDSGIDFNHPALKDNIISQGHSFVPGEMSTQDYLGHGTMVAGVIAADGKMKGIAPEIGLVPYKVFDAKGANSSWVIEAIIQATNDDMDVVNLSLSTFKSLKNKDDRAIIKAYEKAFRYAKKHNTTLVVSAGNEGLDITNPKLLAEQLEKPEDLIIHLPGGSNHLITVAATNKKNLLSTYSNYGKNVSILAPGGSYEFDTETYTLDLTSMTLTTFPTNLPQTFISQYLGLDHGYEMTVGTSVAAPKVTAIVALLKSEYLKTNNKEMKNEQVEKVLYQTSMKLDGYDKHISQSGIINAYNALSKMKKYK from the coding sequence ATGAACTTGAAGTACACATGGTATAAAATACTTAGCATCCTAATCTTTACTTTTTCTTTTACACTTTTAATCAACACTAATGATGTGAAGGCAAGTAGTTCCAATAATAATGAAAAAAATCAATCTTTAATGATAATGTTAGATTCAGAGAGTGAATTAGGCAACATAGCACGAGAAATCCGCATGAAATTTAAAAATATAAAAGTGAAAGAGATTGATGCAATTAATGTCCTGGTTGCAGAGAATTTTTCAGGTGATGAAATAGAAGAATTCAAAACATATCTTAAACAAGATCTTGGTGTAAGTGAAGATGAGATCGCAACGGATTTATCATTAGATGTCCCTATTGTAGAAAAGATATCTCATGGAACTTCGTTGCTATTAGACAACTATGAGATTAACTCACCCAATATTTATGATGAGCTTTTATGGGATATTAAGCTAGTTACAAACAATTACGCTTCCTATCAACTAAGTAAAGGATCCCCTGAAATCAAAGTAGGAATTATTGATTCAGGAATTGACTTTAATCACCCGGCTTTGAAGGATAATATTATTAGTCAGGGTCATTCTTTTGTTCCCGGGGAAATGAGCACACAAGATTATTTAGGTCACGGGACAATGGTTGCCGGCGTAATTGCTGCTGATGGAAAAATGAAAGGGATAGCACCGGAAATTGGACTAGTCCCATATAAAGTTTTTGACGCGAAAGGGGCCAATTCTAGTTGGGTAATTGAAGCCATCATCCAAGCCACGAATGACGATATGGATGTAGTTAATCTAAGTTTAAGCACTTTCAAATCTTTAAAAAATAAAGATGATAGAGCTATTATCAAAGCTTATGAAAAAGCCTTTAGATATGCAAAAAAACACAATACTACTTTGGTCGTTTCAGCCGGAAATGAGGGATTAGATATTACTAACCCGAAACTGTTAGCTGAACAACTGGAGAAGCCAGAGGATTTAATTATCCATTTGCCAGGCGGGTCTAATCACCTTATAACAGTGGCAGCAACGAATAAGAAGAATTTATTATCTACCTATTCTAACTATGGTAAAAACGTTAGTATACTAGCACCAGGAGGAAGTTATGAATTTGATACGGAAACTTACACATTAGATTTGACATCAATGACTTTAACAACGTTTCCTACTAACCTTCCACAGACATTTATTAGTCAGTATTTAGGTCTTGATCATGGGTATGAAATGACAGTAGGAACGAGCGTAGCAGCCCCAAAAGTAACAGCCATCGTCGCTTTACTCAAATCGGAGTATCTTAAAACAAATAACAAAGAAATGAAGAATGAACAAGTGGAAAAAGTATTGTATCAAACATCGATGAAACTGGATGGTTACGATAAACATATTTCTCAAAGTGGTATCATTAATGCGTATAATGCACTATCGAAAATGAAAAAGTATAAGTAA
- a CDS encoding peptidase domain-containing ABC transporter: MSIPYITAFITDKVIVTKELSSLPMIGLLICMLFIGFSALSILRIFTVAKLQTLMDYFMMSNFMDHLLKLPYRFFENRSSGELIFRANSNMYIRQILSTRTVTLIVDSLLLFVYMLLMMRISISMSMIVLGIGVTILILLILSSKITKNLSKLNIHTQTRVQNSLTESITGIVDVKMMGNEDLILEEWEKDFKKQLSNTEKQNKWTGSISSITTSLQFIFTLSILWYGASMVIKGDITLGTLLAFNTLALSFITPLISLGTTYIDFVVVGTFVQRLYDVIGATSENLTEGSNNVDTLKGKIEFSNVSFKYDEFAKNTVENLNFVINPGERVAVVGLSGSGKSTIAKLILGLYIPTEGEILIDNQPLQEFNPRKIRSKMGAVLQDARLFNKSLYENLINNQKEATYEDAVEATRIACIHDEIIKYPMGLFTIASENGLNFSGGQKQRFILARALLKKPAILVLDEATSALDSVTESQITKNIRENIACTTLVITHRLSTIMQADKIIVINDGKVKGIGSYEELKKSNELFQDLYKTQLIEEEEQNELEVHMV, from the coding sequence ATCTCAATCCCTTACATAACAGCATTTATCACTGACAAAGTGATAGTTACCAAAGAGCTTTCATCGTTACCAATGATCGGCCTCCTAATTTGCATGTTATTTATTGGGTTTTCAGCACTTTCAATTCTTCGAATATTTACCGTAGCAAAACTACAAACACTCATGGATTACTTTATGATGTCAAATTTTATGGACCACTTGTTGAAACTTCCCTATCGCTTTTTTGAGAACCGATCAAGCGGAGAGCTAATCTTTAGAGCAAACTCTAATATGTATATAAGACAGATCTTATCAACACGAACGGTGACTTTAATAGTTGATAGCCTTTTGTTATTTGTCTATATGCTGTTGATGATGAGAATTTCGATTTCAATGTCCATGATTGTTCTAGGTATTGGTGTTACTATTCTAATCCTTTTGATTTTAAGTTCAAAAATTACAAAAAACTTATCGAAATTAAACATTCATACACAAACCCGTGTGCAGAATAGCTTAACGGAAAGTATCACTGGGATAGTAGATGTGAAGATGATGGGAAATGAAGATTTAATTCTTGAAGAGTGGGAAAAAGATTTCAAGAAACAACTGTCGAACACCGAAAAGCAGAATAAATGGACAGGTTCTATCAGCTCGATAACCACTTCACTACAATTTATTTTCACCTTATCAATCTTGTGGTACGGGGCTTCGATGGTAATAAAAGGTGATATAACACTAGGGACCCTATTGGCGTTCAATACGCTTGCGCTTTCCTTTATTACACCATTGATTTCATTAGGGACAACCTATATAGATTTTGTGGTGGTTGGGACATTTGTGCAAAGACTATACGATGTGATTGGTGCAACCTCTGAAAATTTGACAGAAGGTTCAAATAATGTAGATACCTTGAAAGGGAAGATTGAGTTTTCAAATGTTTCCTTTAAGTATGATGAGTTCGCGAAAAATACAGTAGAAAACTTAAATTTTGTAATTAACCCTGGAGAGAGGGTGGCAGTGGTGGGTCTTTCCGGATCAGGAAAGAGTACTATAGCTAAACTTATTCTTGGATTGTATATACCAACTGAAGGAGAAATTCTTATAGACAATCAACCTTTGCAAGAGTTTAATCCCCGTAAAATAAGAAGTAAAATGGGAGCTGTTCTACAAGATGCAAGATTGTTTAACAAGTCCCTGTATGAAAATTTAATAAACAATCAAAAAGAGGCAACTTATGAGGATGCTGTTGAAGCGACTAGAATTGCATGCATTCACGATGAAATTATCAAATACCCTATGGGATTATTCACGATTGCTTCTGAAAATGGTTTAAACTTCTCCGGTGGGCAAAAACAAAGATTTATTTTAGCTAGAGCGCTTCTAAAGAAACCAGCCATTCTCGTTCTCGATGAGGCAACAAGTGCTTTAGATAGTGTAACCGAATCTCAAATAACGAAGAACATCAGAGAAAACATAGCTTGCACAACTCTAGTCATCACTCATCGCTTAAGTACCATCATGCAAGCCGACAAAATAATAGTAATAAATGATGGAAAAGTTAAAGGAATTGGCTCCTACGAAGAATTAAAGAAATCGAATGAACTATTCCAAGATTTATATAAAACTCAACTTATAGAGGAGGAAGAACAAAATGAACTTGAAGTACACATGGTATAA
- a CDS encoding mersacidin family lantibiotic, which produces MNEWELKEIQGAYDVQPDTTPLCFIVSATIGGAGGLGFSIL; this is translated from the coding sequence TTGAATGAGTGGGAGCTAAAAGAAATTCAAGGAGCATATGACGTACAACCTGACACTACACCACTATGCTTTATTGTTTCAGCTACCATTGGAGGAGCCGGAGGTTTAGGATTCTCTATTCTTTAG
- a CDS encoding lichenicidin A2 family type 2 lantibiotic produces the protein MTQEQIINAWKNPELRNNFTGNLNHPSGTSLSELSIEEMQFIQGAGDVQPDAVTTPICAVAAAALIASSLPCAAGAGVSAIATMLLSLEIC, from the coding sequence ATGACTCAAGAACAAATAATCAATGCTTGGAAAAATCCGGAATTACGTAACAATTTCACTGGAAACCTGAATCACCCTTCCGGCACAAGTCTTTCAGAACTTTCTATTGAAGAAATGCAATTTATTCAAGGTGCAGGTGACGTACAGCCAGATGCAGTAACAACTCCTATCTGTGCTGTAGCTGCAGCAGCTTTAATTGCAAGCAGCTTACCGTGCGCAGCAGGTGCTGGTGTTTCAGCTATTGCAACAATGCTTCTGTCTTTAGAAATTTGCTAA